A window from Scleropages formosus chromosome 17, fSclFor1.1, whole genome shotgun sequence encodes these proteins:
- the barhl1a gene encoding barH-like homeobox 1a — translation MEGSTTGSSFGIDSLLSHRPGSPIHPRGDSVGGDCGSPLELSPGSDAESSGCSSPPSPRRDCVEEAAQRAGRPLGLEAHVQHGQPRTVTSSFLIRDILADCKPLAACAPYSSNGQPTQEAERLASKIPDEFMEKMHSNSSSDSEYKVKEEGDREISSSRDSPPVRLKKPRKARTAFTDHQLAQLERSFERQKYLSVQDRMELAASLSLTDTQVKTWYQNRRTKWKRQTAVGLELLAEAGNYSALQRMFPSPYFYPQNLVSNLDPGAALYLYRGPSAPPPPLQRPLVPRILLHGLQGGSEPVPPLSGVLPRGTQPR, via the exons ATGGAGGGCTCCACCACGGGCTCCAGCTTTGGGATCGACTCCTTGCTGTCGCACCGACCCGGGAGCCCCATCCACCCGAGGGGGGACAGCGTGGGGGGCGACTGCGGCTCCCCCCTCGAGCTGAGCCCCGGCTCGGACGCGGAAAGCAGCGGCTGCTCGTCGCCGCCGTCGCCGCGGCGGGACTGCGTGGAAGAGGCCGCGCAGAGAGCGGGCCGCCCCCTCGGGCTGGAGGCGCACGTGCAGCACGGGCAGCCGCGGACCGTCACCTCCTCCTTCCTGATCCGGGACATCCTGGCGGACTGCAAGCCGCTGGCCGCGTGCGCGCCCTACTCGAGCAACGGGCAACCCACGCAGGAGGCCGAGCGACTCGCCTCCAAGATCCCGGACGAGTTCATGGAGAAGATGCACAGCAACTCGTCTTCTGACAGCGAGTACAAGG TGAAAGAGGAGGGCGACAGGGAGATCTCGAGCAGCAGGGACAGTCCCCCCGTCCGGCTCAAGAAGCCCCGCAAGGCGCGCACCGCCTTCACGGACCACCAGCTCGCGCAGCTCGAGCGCAGCTTCGAGCGCCAGAAGTACCTGAGCGTGCAGGACCGCATGGAGCTCGCGGCGTCGCTCAGCCTCACGGACACGCAGGTCAAGACGTGGTACCAGAACAGGAG GACCAAGTGGAAGAGGCAGACCgcggtgggactcgaactcctgGCCGAAGCTGGGAATTACTCCGCCTTACAGAGGATGTTTCCGTCGCCCTACTTCTACCCGCAGAACCTGGTGTCGAACCTGGACCCGGGAGCTGCTCTCTATCTGTACCGCGGACCCTcggcccccccgccccccctgcAGCGGCCCCTGGTCCCGCGGATTCTGCTGCACGGACTGCAGGGAGGCAGCGAGCCAGTTCCGCCGCTGTCCGGGGTTCTCCCCCGGGGGACACAGCCACGGTGA